In Pseudoroseomonas cervicalis, the DNA window GACAAAAGTTTTTTGGTTCTTTTTTTCAAAAAAGAACCCTTCGCTTATCTATGCACAAAGATCGGACAGTTCAGCTCCCGCAGCAGCTTCCGCGTCGCCGAGCCCAGCAGGAAGCTGCGCAGCCCCGAGGTCTCATAGGCCCCCATCACCACCAGCCGCGGCCGGCTGTCCGCCGCCTCGGCCAGCAGCAGGTCAGCCGGGTGCTGGCCGGTGACGCCCAGCGCCCGCGCTTCCACCCCGTGCCGGCGCAGATAGGTGGCGCCCTCCTCGGCCATGGCCTGGGCGGTGGCGCGGTCCTCGTCGCAGGTGAAGATCTTGGCCGTCACCTCGCCCTCGGGCTTCAGCAGCGCGTAGAGCTGCAGCGCGCGCATCGCCGGCAGGGAGGCGTCATAGCCCACCAGCACCGCGCCATCCGGGTCGTGGTCGCGCATTTCGGCCCGTGGCGGCACCACCAGCAGGGGCCGGGCGCCGCGATGCAGCAGATGCTCGATCACCGGCGCGAGGCCCTCCTCATTCGCCTCCTGGCCGATGGTGCTGTCGCGGCCGATGATGACGAGGTCGTGCAGCGCGCTGGCCTGCAGGAGGGCGGGCTCGGGCGCCTCCTCCAGCCGCAGCGTATCATGGGGCAGGTCGCCGGCGGCGGCGGCAAAGGCGGCCAGCGCGGCGCTCGCCTCCTGCTCCGCCCGGCGGGCCAGGGTGGCGTTGCGCCGTTCCAGGAAGGCGCTGCCGCCGGGCGGCACCGCGCCCACGGCGTCGCGCGTGTGCGGCAG includes these proteins:
- a CDS encoding universal stress protein encodes the protein LPHTRDAVGAVPPGGSAFLERRNATLARRAEQEASAALAAFAAAAGDLPHDTLRLEEAPEPALLQASALHDLVIIGRDSTIGQEANEEGLAPVIEHLLHRGARPLLVVPPRAEMRDHDPDGAVLVGYDASLPAMRALQLYALLKPEGEVTAKIFTCDEDRATAQAMAEEGATYLRRHGVEARALGVTGQHPADLLLAEAADSRPRLVVMGAYETSGLRSFLLGSATRKLLRELNCPIFVHR